The genomic window ACACCGTTTTGGTTTTGGTACCGTTTGGTTCACTTTTGACACAGTTTTGTTCATTGTTGACGCTGTTTTGTTCGATTTTGACACTTTTGCTCGGTTTTGATACCGTTTTGTTCGCTTCTGACACCGTTCGCTTTTGGTGTTCACTTGACAGTTTTGTTCGCTTTTGACACAGTTTTGTTCACTTTTGACTCAGTTTTGTTCGCTTTTGGTACTGTTTTATTCGCTTTTGACACTTTTGTTCACTTTTGACACCGTTTTGTTCGGTCCCCCCTCACGCCGCTGGCGGCCGCCATCTTGTCTCCGCGGGGCCGCGCCTGCGCGGGGCGGGACGAAGGCGGGGCGCCGCGAGTGGCGGGAGGCAGCGGCGCGATGGCGGCGGCTGAGGGGCCGGAGCGGGACTCGGACGGGGACGGCGGCGAGGAGCTGGAGCTCACCCCGGCGCAGCTCATCCGCAGCCTGGAGCAGGTCGGGGGGCTCGCCGCAGGAGGCGCGGGGCGCTGGGGCTGTGGCCTCTGTGGGGGCCGGGGTGCGGAGCAGGCGTGTTCCTCGCTTACAGCGGTGCCTCCCTTCAGGCCTGGCTGAATGAGAAGTTCGCTccggagctgctggagagcaaACCCGAGATCATCGAGTGCGTTGTGGAGCAGCTGGACCATATGGTGGgtcctgtggggctggggtggtgGTACAGGGGACCCCCTGTGTGGGTCCCTGGGGTGTTCCCCTGAGGTGAGTGCCTTCTCTGGGCTTGTATTGGAGAGAGGACCGGGAGGTGCATAGAAACAGAGTGCTCTGTGCCGCCAAAAGCAGCTCAGTCGGGTTTTGTGGGCTCTATGCACAAACCCCACCGTCCTCTCCGGTTCTTGTTTGACAGTTCAACCATTTCACGTCTCTTTGCCTTGTCTTACAGGAGGCAAACCTGAAACGGGCAAAGGGAGGAGACTTGAAGGTCAGCGTTCATCGCATGGAGATTGAAAGGATCCGCTACGTGCTCAGCAGCTACTTGCGATGCAGGCTGGTGAAGGTAAGGCTTGCTATGCTGCCCAGGGGGTGAGAAATGGGGTGATTTCTGCTATAAAGCCTCCTGCTTCAACAAGGCACTCAAAGTCCACTCATTCTCTGTGTCCTCTGAAGAATAACCCAAAGGAATTCGTTCCTTGGACACTCTTTTCTGTTGTGATGAAGGAGGATCACAGCATTGCTTCTTCACTGTTAATACCTGTTAATTCAGGAGTGGGTATTTGGGCAGCAAGCAGTGTATTTGGCCCAAAGCAAGCAGTGCTTGTAGGGGAAGCCTCTGGAGAGTGGGGATTGTAAGCACTGGACTACTGGGAAAAGTCCGTTTCAGTCCTGGCTTTTGTCTCAATATCAGATAGAGAAGTTTTTCCCCCATGTCCTGGAGAAGGAGAAGTCTCGAGCCGAAGGGGAGCCTTCCATTCTATCCCCAGAGGAGTTTGCTTTTGCTAAAGAGTGAGTAGGTTTTGGATGAGTCTCCCTCCCTTTCGTAGGTTATAGAACTCGCTGGTGTGTTACCCCGAACACTTCTTGAGCCTGTTTGCCTGGACAGGTCTGCAGTAAGAATCACAGCTTTCACCAGCAGGTTTCCTTATGGACAAAGAAAGAGTGAAGTAAAGTAACTCTGATAGACTGAGTCAGTGACCAGGGCAAGCCGTGAGGCTTGTCTCTGTCCATGCCTGGGGCCAGGAGCTGTCAGTTGCTGGCATTTTGTGTCTATACTCTCCCTGCAGAGTTGTAGTTGCTGAAACCAGTGAGTGCTCCAACCATTTGTTTCAGGTACATGGCAAACACAGAGACCTATCTGAAAAACGTGGGCCTGAAACACATGCCACCCAACCTGCAGAAGGTGTCTCTCCTAAAATCAGGTGAGTACATCCTGACTCCAGGATTCCctcacagcagggctgtggggaaaGCTCTGGGGCCCTCCAGCAGCAAAGATGAAGCGATGGCAGTGCCatggtgctgctttgctgtgtggcTTGATGTCCCCTCAGCCTCTGGCCCTGCCTTGTCTGAAGTTGAGGCAGCACTTGCTCCCTCTGATCAGAAGTGTCCAGCGTTCCTGCTGTCCCCAGAGTGCCAGCTCCATGCCCTGCAGGGGAATGTGACCCAGTGCTGAGCTTGTCCCTTCAATCCTTTGTCTGCAGTTCCAAAGCCCAACCTGGACTCCTTCGTGTTCCTGCGGGTGCTGGAGCGGCAGGAGAACATCCTGGTCGAGCCAGAGATTGATGAGCAGAGGTAGGTGGGTGCTTCCCCGCTGGCTGTGCCGCGGATGCCGGTGGAAGAGGGGTCCTGAGCACACGCCTGTCCCTGGCAGGGAATACACCATCGACCTGGAGGAGGGCTCACAGCATCTCATCCGCTACAAGGTCATTGCCCCACTGGTGGCCTCGGGAGCGGTGCAGCTCATCTGAGGGCCGAGGGTAAGTGTGGGGCCAGGACTAAGGTGGGCTGTGGGGCGGGCCGTGGGTCTTCCCAGCCATGTTCCCTTTGGATGTGGCATGTCTGGGCAGGGCAGCAGCGGTGTTGGAAGGGGTATCCTTGAAGCATGCAAATAAGGAAGCAGGACagcttcccttctgctgctgctgattgCCCCCACAGCTTGTGCCATGCCTGCAGTACAACCAGGCTCTCCTGTGGTGCTCCTGAGCAAGGGCAGCCTGTGTCACAGCACTCCCTCCAACAAGGCTTTGCCACGGTCCCCTCGAGAGCCCCAGGGGAGGGCTGAGTGTGACTGCTGCCTCTCCAGgtcccaggct from Strigops habroptila isolate Jane chromosome 21, bStrHab1.2.pri, whole genome shotgun sequence includes these protein-coding regions:
- the GINS4 gene encoding DNA replication complex GINS protein SLD5; protein product: MAAAEGPERDSDGDGGEELELTPAQLIRSLEQAWLNEKFAPELLESKPEIIECVVEQLDHMEANLKRAKGGDLKVSVHRMEIERIRYVLSSYLRCRLVKIEKFFPHVLEKEKSRAEGEPSILSPEEFAFAKEYMANTETYLKNVGLKHMPPNLQKVSLLKSVPKPNLDSFVFLRVLERQENILVEPEIDEQREYTIDLEEGSQHLIRYKVIAPLVASGAVQLI